CTGCATGGACCAGAACTCCGGCATCGCGAGTGGAGGTCCGGCCAGCTCCCCGGCGGCGAAGTAGCGAGCCTGCAAGAGGTTCACGCTCGCGTCAGTGACGAGCGTGCGGCCATCGAACGCGACCAGCGCGACCGCGGTCGCGAGCCCGGCGCCAAGCAGGCCCATGAACGCGGCCACCGACCACGCCGGCGGCCGTTCGATCGCCCGGCCGATCCGGGTGAGAATGCCGGACAGCCTCCCTCCCCCGAACATTCCTGCGAGGACGGCGACTCCAACCACGAGGAGGGTCCAGACGCCGGTCGCAACGCCCCAACTGTACGTCCAGTGCTCGAAACCCGACCGACGCATGAGGTCGTCCAGCGCGCCCCGAGGCGCGGACGGATCGAGGACCACGAAGACGGGGACGACGACGAGCACGACCAGCGCGAGGCCCACCACCCGCCGGGCCGCATCGAGGAGTACGTTCATGCCCGAGAAGCTACACCCGCGCCCCCGGCCTGTCTGCGATGACCCGTGGCCGACGGCCCGCAACGAGCGGCCGGCAGGTCCGGCGGCGCTTGACTCGCACCCCGCCCGATCTACTTTTCCCGCCCCGTCTCACATCTCCAAACCGGATCTGATGTCACTCGCATGTCACTCGTATCGCTGACCGATGTCGTGAAGAAGTTCGGCGAGACCGTTGCGGTCGATTCCGCGACGTTCTCGATCGACCGCGGCGAAGTCGTGGGCTTCCTCGGGCCGAACGGCGCGGGCAAGACGACGACCATGAGGCTTCTCACGCAGTATCTCGAACCCGATGGGGGCACGATCTCCATCGATGGCCTGTCCATCGAGGACCACCCGGTCGAACTGCGGCGCCGCATCGGCTACCTGCCCGAGACGAACCCCCTGTACCGGGACATGCTCGCGGGCGAGTACATCACATTCATGGGCCGGCTGCGCGGCATGGGCACCGAGGAGATCCGCGCGCGGACGGACGATGTCGTCGCGCAAACCGGCATCGAAGCCGTCTACTACCGCCCGATCAACCAGCTCTCGAAGGGGTATCGGCAGCGCGTCGGCCTCGCGCAGGCCATCCTCTCGCAGCCGGAGATCCTCATCCTCGACGAGCCGACCGAAGGGCTCGACCCGAACCAGCGCGTGGAGATCCGCAGCCTCATCCGCGACGTGGGGACCGACCGCACCGTCCTCCTCAGCACGCACGTGATGCAGGAGGTGCGGAAGACGTGTTCGCGCGTCGTCATCATCAACGAGGGGCGCATCGTCGCGGATGGCTCCGTCGATGCGCTCGTCGCCGGACATGGCGGCGCCCGGGTGATGGTCGAACTCGAAGCTCCCGCGGATGCCGCCGGGGAGGCCATGGGCGACCTCGCCTCCGTGGCCCGGGCCGACGCCGTCGAGGCGGACGCGGGCGGACGGGCGCGGTTCGCCGTCGAGGGCGGCGCCGGCCAGGATCCGCGTCCGGACATTTCGCGACTCGCCGCGGCGCGGGGATGGCCGCTGTGGGAGCTGCACCTCGCCCAGGCGAGCCTGGAGGATCTCTTCCACCGGCTCACCGCCGAGAGCGCGGGACCGGCCGACGAGACGGCCGACGAGGCTGGCGGCGAGACCCCCGAAGAGACGGCCGGCGAGGAGGTGGACGGATGATCGGCCGCATCCTCACGGTCGCGAAGCGGGAGTTCGCGGGCTACTTCGACCACGCGACCGCCTACATCCTCCTCGTCATCTTCCTCGGGATCAACTTCTATTTCTACTTCCAGGAGGCCTACCTCCTCGGCGAGGCGTCGCTGCGACCGATGCTGTCCCTCCTTCCCTGGCTCCTGCTCTTCTTCATTCCGGCCGTCTGCATGCGGTCGTTCGCGGAGGAGCGCAACGCGGGGACGCTCGAACTCGTGCTCGCACAGCCGATCCAGGTCGTGGAGTTCCTGCTCGGCAAATTCCTCGGCGTCCTCTTCTTCCTGTCGATCGCGATGGCGGGGACGCTGGGCATCCCCCTCGGTCTCACGCTCGGCGCCGACCTCCAGTGGGGCGTCGTCTTCTCCCAGTACCTGGGATCGATGTTCCTCATCTCGGCCCTCATCGCGGTCGGCCTGTGGGCGTCCTCGCTCACGAGGAACCAGGTGACCGCGTTCATCATCGGGGTCACGGTCAGCTTCGCCCTCTACCTCATCGGACTCCCGACGGTCACCCTCTCCCTCCCCGGCCCCCTCGCCGCGGTGGCGACGCGCCTCGGCGTGCTCGGGCACTTCTCGAACGTGGCGCGAGGCGTGATCGACCTGCGGGACGTCCTGTACTTCGCGGCGCTCGGGACGGCGTTCCTCTCGCTCACGTATTTCTCCGTCATGCGCGAGCGCCTGAGCCGCCAACGGCCGGCGTACGGGCGGCTGCGCGTGGGCGTGCTCGGCCTGGTCGGGATCGCGATCTTCGCCGCCCTGGCGGGCGCACAGTTGCGCGGCCGACTCGACCTCACCCCCGGCAAGGTCTACACGCTCTCCCCGCCGACGGCCGACCTGCTGCGCGGCGTGGACGACCTCGTCACGATCAAGCTCTTCCAGTCGGCCGAACTGCCGGCGCAACTCGCTGCCGTAGGCCGGGATGTGGACGACCTCCTTCGGGATCTCGACGCCACCGGCGGGGCCAACGTGAACCTTGTCCGGCTGGACCCCGACGAGGACCCCGACGCGCGGGAGGAGGCGGGGCTGCTCGGCATCCGCGCCGTGCCGTTCCAGATCCTCGACGATGACGAGGTGTCGTACCAGGAGCGCTACTTCGCGCTCGCGGTCCAGTACGCCGGCGAGAGCCAGATTATCCCGCTCATCCGGCAGACGGCGGACCTCGAATACCGTCTCGCCTCGATGATCCGCGCCCTCACGCGACCGGAACGCCCCACCATCGGGATCCTGACCGGGCACGGCGAACTGAGCCTGGACGCGGGGCTTCGGCTCGCGCGCGGCCGCCTCGCGCTCGAGTACGACCTGATGGAGTTCCGCGTGGACTCGACGACCGTGGCGGTGCCGAACTCGATCAACGTCCTCGTGATCGCCGGCGGCCAGATGCCGCTGGAGCCCGCGGCGGGCGAGATCCTGAGCCGCTTCGTCGACGACGGCGGGAGTCTCTTCGTGCTGAAGTCCGGCGTGACGGCGGACATGCAGGCGCGCTACGCGGGCCCCACCTTCGATCCGGCCCTCGATTCGCTGCTGCAGGCGCGCGGACTCGGCATCGTCCCGTCGATGGCCTTCGACCTCCGGCTCCACGAACAGGTGCAGGTGCCGTCGCAGAGCGGTCCCTTCATCGTGGACTATCCGTTCTGGATGCTCGCTCAGCCGGCCTCCAGGCATGTGATCGTGGAGGGCGTGGCGAACGTGCCGATCCGGTTCGGGAGCCCGCTCCTCGTCGAGGTGGAGGACAGCACCCTGGTCACTCCGCTACTCACGACTTCGGACATAGGCGGACGACTGGGGACGCCGCTGTCCATCGACGCGATGCAGGACTGGGAGGCGGTCATCGCGCCGGATGGACAGCTCTCCGAGGACGACGTGGCGATGGAGACGCTCGCGCTGGCCTACACGCAGCCGGGCGGGGGCCGCATCGTCCTCGCGAGTTCCTCGTCGCTCATCCACGACGAGACGCTTGCGCAGTCGATGTCCGGGCTGGCCGGCATGGTCTTCTTCCAGAACGCGATCGACTGGCTCGCCCAGGACGAGGCGCTGATCTCGATCCGGTCCAAGGACCGCGCGCCGCCGCTCCTCCTCTTCCCCAACGAGTGGTTCCCGGATCTGACCCGGTACGGAAATCTGGCCGGCGTCCCGCTGCTCTTCGTCCTCATCGGCGTGCTGCGGCTCGCGCGGCGGCGGCAGGTGCAGCAGCGCTCCTTCAGCGAGGGAGGAGCGCTCACATGAACGCGAAGCAGTTGAAGCTCATCGCGATCGTGCTCGGCGTGGCGGTGCTTCTCACCCTGCCCCGGCTGTTCAGGGACAGTGGCGAGGGGGGGACGCTGGATGTAGGGGACGGCTTCTCCTTCGTGGTGACGGACTCCATCGCGGGCGTGGACATCGTGCTCGCGGACGACGCCGGCACGGTGCGTCTCGAGCGGACGGACGCGGGGTGGACGGTCGACGGATACGTGGCGGACGAACCCAAGAT
This is a stretch of genomic DNA from Candidatus Palauibacter australiensis. It encodes these proteins:
- a CDS encoding ATP-binding cassette domain-containing protein — protein: MSLVSLTDVVKKFGETVAVDSATFSIDRGEVVGFLGPNGAGKTTTMRLLTQYLEPDGGTISIDGLSIEDHPVELRRRIGYLPETNPLYRDMLAGEYITFMGRLRGMGTEEIRARTDDVVAQTGIEAVYYRPINQLSKGYRQRVGLAQAILSQPEILILDEPTEGLDPNQRVEIRSLIRDVGTDRTVLLSTHVMQEVRKTCSRVVIINEGRIVADGSVDALVAGHGGARVMVELEAPADAAGEAMGDLASVARADAVEADAGGRARFAVEGGAGQDPRPDISRLAAARGWPLWELHLAQASLEDLFHRLTAESAGPADETADEAGGETPEETAGEEVDG
- a CDS encoding Gldg family protein, which gives rise to MIGRILTVAKREFAGYFDHATAYILLVIFLGINFYFYFQEAYLLGEASLRPMLSLLPWLLLFFIPAVCMRSFAEERNAGTLELVLAQPIQVVEFLLGKFLGVLFFLSIAMAGTLGIPLGLTLGADLQWGVVFSQYLGSMFLISALIAVGLWASSLTRNQVTAFIIGVTVSFALYLIGLPTVTLSLPGPLAAVATRLGVLGHFSNVARGVIDLRDVLYFAALGTAFLSLTYFSVMRERLSRQRPAYGRLRVGVLGLVGIAIFAALAGAQLRGRLDLTPGKVYTLSPPTADLLRGVDDLVTIKLFQSAELPAQLAAVGRDVDDLLRDLDATGGANVNLVRLDPDEDPDAREEAGLLGIRAVPFQILDDDEVSYQERYFALAVQYAGESQIIPLIRQTADLEYRLASMIRALTRPERPTIGILTGHGELSLDAGLRLARGRLALEYDLMEFRVDSTTVAVPNSINVLVIAGGQMPLEPAAGEILSRFVDDGGSLFVLKSGVTADMQARYAGPTFDPALDSLLQARGLGIVPSMAFDLRLHEQVQVPSQSGPFIVDYPFWMLAQPASRHVIVEGVANVPIRFGSPLLVEVEDSTLVTPLLTTSDIGGRLGTPLSIDAMQDWEAVIAPDGQLSEDDVAMETLALAYTQPGGGRIVLASSSSLIHDETLAQSMSGLAGMVFFQNAIDWLAQDEALISIRSKDRAPPLLLFPNEWFPDLTRYGNLAGVPLLFVLIGVLRLARRRQVQQRSFSEGGALT